TTGCGCAGGCGCTTGAATTTGGGGTCAGAACAGCGCCAGGCTGTAACTGACGATCAACCGGTTCTGCTCCTGATCGGGGTCGATCTGCGAGTGCAGCAGGCCTTGCCGCCACGCCAGGCCCAAGCCTTTGAGCGGCCCATCCTGGATCACGTAGTCCAGGCCCAGGTCGCGCTCCCATTCGCTGGCGTCCCGGCCTGAGGTGGTGCGGATGTCATCACCCTTCAGGTACATCAGCGAAAACTTCAGCCCCGGCACGCCCGCCGCGGCAAAGTCGTAACTGTACTGGGCAAACGCGGTACGCTCGCCGGCCCGGTTGAAGCTGGCCAGCATGCGATCGGTGTGCAGGTAGAGGCTGGCGCCAGCGGCGCCTTTGCCACTGAGCGAGCCTTGGTTGGGCTGCACGAAATTGCTGCCGCCCGACACCTGCTGATACCCGGCCATCAGGGCATGGCCCTGCACGGCGTAGGTCAGCGCGGCACTCCAGGTGTGGTTGTCGATTTCGCCATCGTTGCCTTCGGTGTAGCCACCTACCCGGTAGCCGCTGGCGCGGCCGGCGGCGCTGGCGTTGGCGCCGTCGCTGAGGCTGCGAAAGTAGCGCAGCTCGGTTTTCAGCGACTGGCCCGCCGGCAGTTGCAGGGTGTGGGTCAGGCCGGCGAAATGCTGATTGTAGTAGTCCTCAAGGTTGGCGAAGTAATATTGCAGGGTCAGTTGCTTGCCGAGTTGATAGTCGCCGCCAGCAAACAGGAACTGGTCGCTGGTGCGCGTGCCCCCGGCCACGGCCAGGCCGGTGCGGTCGCTGGAGCCTCGGCTGGTTGCCCGGTCCAGGCGCCCGCCGGTCAGGGTCAGGCCGGCAATGTCGGTGGAGGTGACTTGCCCGCCTTCAAAGGTTTGCGGCAGCAGGCGGCCGTCGTTGTAGGTCAGTACCGGCAGCTTTGGCATCAGCGTGCCATAGCGCAATTCGGTGTTCGCCACCTTCAGTTTCGGGGTCAGCCCCAAGCGGCTCCATTGGCCTGCCGCACCGTTGCCATCATCGGGGATCATGTTGCTACCCCGGTGGCGGCCACTGCCACTGTCGAGGGTGACGCCCATCAGGCCGAGTGCATCGAGGCCAACGCCGACCGGGCCGTTGGTGTAGCCCGACTTGAAGTCCAGGACAAAGGCCTGCGCCCATTCCTCGGTCTTGCTTTGCCCGGCGCTGCCAGGCTGGTCACGGAAGTCATTGCTGAAGTAGAAATTGCGCAGCCCCAGGCTGGCGTGGCTGCCAGCCAGCAGGTCGGCGTGGGCGAGCGGGGCCAGGGCAACGGCGCTCGCGGTCATCAGGTATTTGTTCATCGAAATAGGCTCTGCAAACGGGAAATGAGTGTGGGAGGGCGGCTTATTGGCGCGCGGTATCGATGTCCCGTTTGAAGGTTTCGGTGAGCAGCAGCAGGGCGATCAGTGACACGGCCGCCGAGCCGATCATGTACCAGGCAATTGACGAACCCTTGCCAGTCCACGACAGCAATGCGGTGGTCACCAGCGGCGTGGCGGCACTGCCCAGCAGGCCTGAAAGCATGTAGCTGATCGACAGCCCGGAGTAGCGCACCCGGGTGCCGAACAGTTCGGCCAGGAAGGTGGCGATGGGGCCGTAATTGGCGGCGAAGGCGGTCATCAGCAGCAGGTAGCCGGCGAACACCAGGCCGAGCACCTGGGTGTCCATCAGCCAGAACATCGGGAATGCCACCAGCGCCTCGGCGACGATGCCGCCGATGATGATCGGCTTGCGCCCAACGCGGTCGGACAGCGCACCGAAGAACGGCAGCAAGGCGATGCACGCAGCGCAAGACACCAGCACCACGCTGAGCATTTCACCCCGCGAGAAGCCCAGCGTCTGGGTGCCATACGTGAGGCCGAAGGCCACGATCAGGTTGTACGAGGTGCCGGTCGACATGGTCGCCACACCCCCAAGCAGCACCTGCTTCCAGTATTTGCGCAGCACCTCCAGCAGTGGCACTTTCACCTGCGCGCCCTTGTTTTCCACGGCCTTGAACGACGGGGTTTCGTGGATATTCAGGCGAATGTACAGGCCCACGGCAATCAGCAACACACTGAGCAAAAACGGCACGCGCCAGCCCCAGTCCAGCAGTTGCTCGGTGCTCAGGGTGGTGGCAAACAGCAGGAACACCAGGTTGGCCAGCATCGTGCCCGCCGGCACGCCAATCTGCACCCATGAGCCATACAGCCCGCGCTGGTGCCTGGGGGCATGTTCCACGGCCATCAGCACCGCGCCGCCCCATTCACCGCCCAGCGCCAGGCCCTGGATGATGCGCAGGGTCAGTAGCAGGATTGGCGCCCAGATGCCCACGGTTTCATAGTCTGGCAACAGGCCGATGGCAAAGGTGGCCGCGCCCATGGTCAGCAGCGAAATCAGCAGCATCGACTTGCGCCCCAGGCGGTCGCCGAAGTGGCCGAACAAGGCTGCGCCGACAATGCGTGCGCCGTAGGCCGAGGCGAAGGTGCCGAAGGCCAGCAGCGTACCCACCAGCGGGTCGAAGCCGGGGAAGAAGATTTTGTTGAACACCAGGGCCGAAGCCGTGGCGAAGAGGAACAGGTCGTACCACTCGACGGTGGTGCCGATCACGCTGGCCACCGCGACTTTTCTCATGTCGGCGGTGCGTTGGGGTTGCGCGCTTGCAGCTTCGGTGTAAGCAGGACTGGTCATTGCCATTTTCTCCCGAATGATGGGTTCTCGTTGTTCTTGGCAGTTGAAGGTGGCGCAGGGTGTTTCTTGTTTTTGGGCAAAGCGGGCCCACGAAGGGCCAACATGGCCCCTCGGGGTAAACAGGTTGCGGGTTAGTAGCCCAGCGCTGGGTCTACGCGGTTCAGCAAAGGTTCTTTACAGGCCAGGCGGCGGGCGTTTTCCGCAACCTGTTGGGCAATGCAATCATGGGAGGCACAGCTGGCCATGTGTGGCGTGATGATGATGCCCGGGGTGGCCCACAACCGGTTGTCCAGCGGTAACGGCTCCTTCTCGAACACGTCCAGCACCGCGCCCCGCAGGCGGCCACTTTCGACGGCGTGGATCAGGTCGTCGGCCTGCAGGTGCTGGCCACGTCCGCAGTTGATCACCGCCGCGCCGGGGGCCAGTGCGTGGAAGGTGTCGCGGCACAGAATGCCGCGGGTTTGCGGGGTCAGTGGCAACAGGTTCACCAGCAGGTCGACGCCCTGCAAGAACGCATCAAACTGACCTTCGCCGGCGTACGTGCGCACGCCGGTGACTTGCCTGGCCGTGCGTGACCAGCCGCGCACGGCGTAGCCGGCAGCGGCCAGCTCGGCAGCAATGGCGCCACCCAGCGAGCCCAGGCCCATCACGCCGATGTGAAACTCGCCGGCCGGGCGCTGCGGGTGGCGGCGCCACAGCTGTTGTTGCTGTTGCGCCATGGCCAGGTCGAAGTCGCGGTGATAGTGGATCACCGCCCAGCGTACGTACTCGGCCATGCCCTGGCGGTGCGCCGGGTCAACCACCCGGCACACGGGCAGGGCGGGTTGGGCCGGGTCGTTGGCCAGGTGATCGACCCCGGCGGCTACGGAGTGAATCAGTTTGAGGTTGGGCAGGGCGCTCAAGCTGCCCGCCGGTGGGAACCAGCAGGCGGCCACCTGCGCCTCTTGGGCAGCGGGGTCATTGGCCAACACCACGCGCAGTTGCGGTGCACTGCGGGCAAAGGCCGCTTGCAACTGGCCCAGCAATGCCTGGTCGGTGGACAGCAGTACCAACGGTTTCATGAGCAGTACGACTCGCGTTGGCCTTCGATCAGGGTGAGGGCAGCGTTCCAGCTGAGCGCGATGATTTCTGACGAGTCGTCACGCTCAAACTGTGCAGCGGTGTGGTGGCACACGGCCTCGCTCGGGTAGATCAGCTTGCTGCCACCGGCCAGGGCCTGGACCTGGGCCTGGCAGGCGCGCTCCAGGAAGTGGATCTCGTGAAACGCATGCGCCACGCTAGCACCCCCGGCCAGCAGGCCATGGTTGCGCAGGATCATTGCCTTGTGCGGCCCCAGGTCGGCGATCAGCCGTTCGCGCTCGTCCAGCGACAGGGCAATGCCTTCGTACTGGTGATAGGCCAGCTTGCCGTAAAACTTCAGTGCATGCTGGCTGATGGGCAGCAAGCCGTGCTCCTGGGCCGACACGGCAATCCCGGCGGCGGTGTGGGTGTGGATCACGCAGTGCAGGTCGGGGCGGGCCATATGAATGGCCGAGTGGATCACGAAGCCTGCGGCATTCACCCGGCGCTCGCCGAAGGCCTCGTCCACCACGTTGCCGTGCTGGTCGATGCGCACCAGGTCGCTGGCGCGCATGCGGTCGAACAACACCCCGTAGCGGTTGATCAGGAAGTGGTGCTCAGGCCCCGGAATGCGCAGGGTGATGTGGGTGTCGATCAAGTCGGTCATGCGAAAGTGCGCGACCAACCGGTACAGCGCGGCCAGGTCGCAGCGTGCCTGCCATTCGGCATCACTGATGTTGTGCGGCTTGCTCATGAAAACTCCTGGTTCAACGGGCGATGGCGACGGTGGTTTGCTGCAGCTCGCCGCGCAGGCGGGCCAGGCCACAGACACCGATCAGGGAAAGCGTGGATAATGCGGTGAAGAACAGCGCCAGCGGCAGCCACTCACCGGCAAAACGGTCGGCCAGCAACGTGCCGATGATCGGCGTGCTGCCACCGGCAATGGCGCAAATGAGCTGGTAGGCCAGCGAGATGCCCGAGTAGCGCAGGTGCGCCGGGAAGGCCTGGGTCATGTACCCGGCGATCACCGCATACAGGGCAGACAGCGTGACCACGGCCAGGGCGATGCCGAGGGTCATCAGCACCAGGTTTTGCGTGCCGACCAGCAGGAACATTGGGTAGGGCACGGCCATGCACAGCAGCGCCACCAGTTTGAGGAAACGGCCTTCGCCCATGCGCTCGGCCAGTAGCGCCGCCAGTGGCTGGGTCAGGAACTGCAGGATGGTCACCAGGAACAGGCAGTCGAGGATGGTTGCCCGGGGGATGCCCTGGTAGGTGGTGACGTAGGTGATCATGAAGGTATTGGTGAAGAAGAACCCGGCCGAACCGATGGTCACCGCCAGCGCGGAAAACACAATCTGCCGCCAGCAGTCGCGCACCACCTCCAGCACCGGGTACTTGACCACTTGCTGTTTGGCCTGGGCGGCCTTGAACTCGGGCGATTCGTCGACGCCCAGGCGAATCGCCAGGCCCACCATCATCAGCACGCCGCTGGCCAGGAACGGCAGGCGCCAGCCCCAGCTGAGAAAATCATCCTGATCGAGCATCGACACCAGGCGAAAAGCAATCAGCGCCAAGAGCAGACCCGCCGGGCTCCCCAGTTGGGCGAACGAGGCGTAGAACACCTTGCGCCTGGCCGGTGCGTGTTCGCTGGCCATCAGCACCGCGCCACCCCATTCGCCGCCCACCGAAATGCCCTGGATAATGCGCAGCGCAATCAGGCCCACGGGCGCCCAGATACCGGCCGTGGCGTAGCTGGGCAACAGGCCGATGCCGGTGGTGGCCAGGCCCATCAGCAGCATGGTGAACAGCAGCATCTTCTTGCGCCCCAGGCGGTCGCCCAGGTGGCCGAAGACCATGCCCGCCATGGGGCGGGCAACAAAGCCCACGGCAAAGGTGCCGAACGCCGCCAGGGTGCTGAGCAGCGGGTTGCTGCTGGGGAAAAACACCTGGCCGAGCACCAGCGCCGCCGCGGTGGCGTAGATGTAGAAGTCGTAAAACTCGATGGTGGTACCGACGAACGCGGCCGCCGCCGCGCGTCGCGGCTGGTTGGAGGTATGCATGCAAGGCCCTTCTTGGTGTTATTGGCAGGGGTCTGATGGGGCTGATCCGGTTGCGCTCTGTGTGGCGCTTTCGGGTTTTATCGCCTTGGGGCTATGATTAGTCAATTTGCTAATTCTTATCCGTCGTATTAGCAGCGCTACTAATAAGGCCCCTGATGAACCCGCCGACTTCAAGAACTGATGCATTGGTCAACAAATGGGAAGGGCGGCGTTTTCTTAACGATCGCCTGGACTGGAACCTGCTGCGCACCTACCTGGCCATCGGCCAGGAAGGCAGCATCAGCCGCGCGGCGGCCAGGTTGCATGTGACCCAGTCGGCGGTCAGCCAAGCGCTGCGCAGGCTGGAAGAGCAGCTGGGTTGTGCGCTGATCTTGCGCGGTGGCCCGCGCTTTGACCTGACGGCGGCGGGGGAAGAAGTGCTGCGCATTGCCACCGACATCTACGGCGATGTGTCGCGCATCAGCACGGCAGTGGAGCAGCAAAGCGACGGTGTGGCCGGCAAGGTACGGCTGCTCAGCATCAGCCGGGTGCAGTCGGTGCTGTATGACGAATTTCTCGCCGACTTCCACGAGGCCCACCCCCGCGTGGAGCTGGAAATCGAAGTGCTGCGCAGCGCCGACATCATCAGCTCGCTGCTGCAAAAAACCGCCACCGCCGGGCTTGGCCTGTGTCGCATCCCCCAGCCCAAGCTGGAACAGCGCCAATTGCTGCGCCAGCGTTACGCGTTTTACTGCGGTGCCCGCCATCGGCTCTTCGGGCGTACCGATGTGACCTTGGAAACATTGCGTGGTGAGCACTTTGTGAGCTTTGTCAGCGACCAGTTGGGGGGCAACCTGTCACCGCTGGCGATGTTCCGCGACCAGCACGGGTTTACCGGGCGTATCGTCGCCTCGTCTTCCAGCTTCGAGGAAATCCACCGCCTGGTGTGCGCAGGCTTTGGGGTAGGGTGCCTGCCCGAGCACCTGCTGCGCGAAGATGTGGAAAAAGGCCTGCTGTGGCGGCTGCCGCCGGACGAGGGCATTGTCGATGTGAACTTGCATTTGCTGTGGAACCGCGAGCAAAAAATGACGGTGGCCGAGACGGTGTTTCTGGAGAGCTTCCAGCATCGGCTGGCGACGGCTGACGGCGGTGAAGTGCACGGTTGAGTATCAGACTTGAGCGCGTGGAGGCTCAGTCATTGGCAGCCCGTAAAGTCGGGTGCCACTTCGACCGTTTCTTGGCGGGTTTCGCCTTGCCTGACCTTCGTCTCACTACTTTTTTACGCAGGTCTTGAGTGTGCTTTTTCAGCATTAACCGAGTTACAAAAAACTACCCAAGAGCGCCAGTGCTTTGGTGTGGTTGCTGCGCTCTTGGGGGTTTCTAAAGTGTCGAATAATAAAGGCTACCTAAAAAAGCAGCCGAAATTGTCGAACTGCGCAGGGCTTCCAGTTTGTCCAACTTTGCGGTCCAGGCGCAATCGGTTAATTAAGCGATCTAAGCTTGTGTAGGAGAATTTATCTACAATGCCTGTGGCGAATCTCTTTGTGATGGAGTCTACTAATGTATTGTTGTCGTAAAGCTGGAGTATGTACTCGCGATTTTGATGTTCGTAGACATCAAATTCAATGGTATTGCCATGGCGCTTGAAGTTGAAGTTCAGCACACCAATTTGATGGTAAATCCAAGGGGCAGCCAATGGGAAAGGGGGTATCGGGGCGTAGACTCTCGTGATGTGAGTGTCAGAGACAGACTCCGCCACCAGCGTAAGTGCTGGGCATACGACGGTTTGGCCGCTAAGGATAGCTTGATCTGGAATGGTTTCAAACGTCTCAGTTATAGGGATATTGGAAGCTACCGTTATTAAAATTTCGTTGGAGCGTTGCCATTGGCCATTTATTTCTACCTCGTAGTGCCACGGTAGCTGCCCTGTTCCGTCGACTCGCCAAAGCAGTAGGGCGGAAACAGGAATGGGAAGTGCCTCGTCGGGTTTGGAAACATCCACCGCGTCGGTAACAAAGGTGCCGATCACACCTTGAACGCGCTCTCCAAGCTTCAATCCTGCAGCTGCAGGCACCAAGATAGTTACGCCTGTATCGGGATTGGTAATTACACCACTTCCGTTTGCGCCGATTACCGTCGGCGAGGGTAGAATACGCTCGGTCTTGCTGACCCGGAAAATCAATGGGCTGGATCGGACAGGAGCAGTACTGCGTTCGTTGCCTTGGGTGTGCATGAAGCTGGTTGAGTTTGTCATATATGATCCCGCTTGTAGCTGTGCAACACAGTTTGATGGTGTCGGTCTCATGGCGACACGGTTAAAATGTCAGGTGCCTGGGCCGGCCACGCAACTCTGGCACCTGATACGGATTGATACAGCGTTGAAGCATCACTCTGAGTACTCATGTACAACACGTAAAACGAGCCCGACTCCGACCGATACTCGGCGCTTTTTGCCTCGCCTGCTATATGTTCCAAGATTGTGTTGCAGATCCGTTAATATAATTCCCGTGCGCGGGTCGATAGAAACCTTAATCAAGCTCCTTTCGATTTCGCTACGCGTGTAGTGTGTTGGCCTTAAACGATATAGCAACTGAAGTTGTCCAGCTGCGCAGGACCCCCTGATACTCCAATTTTACGCTCCAGGCGCAGCCTGTTGATCAAGCGGTCGCTGACGGTATGGATAAATTTATCCGGTTTGCCAGGGACGAATTGTCTAGGGATGGAGATTACCAAATCATCGTCTTCATACAGGTGGAGTATGTAGTCGCGGCGATGTTGTCTTTCGCAGACATCAAATTCTATAGTATTGCCAACGTGTTTGAATGTGAAATCCAGCACGCCAACCTGGTGGTAAATCCAAGGGGCAGCCAAAGGTTCAGGAGGGATTGGCGCGTAAATTCTAGTGATGTAGGTGTCAGAGACTTCTTCAGCGAGCAGCGTCAAAGTTGGACAATCTACAGTTTCACCGGTTTTGACGGCGCGATCCTCAATGGATTCGAAGGTTTCTATTTGCTTCTGGGCTGGTGCGGGCTTATTCATGGGAGAATTCTCTGATGTTTGTGGGTCATCGTCACGCAGCATCTGACTGCGCCGAGGCTGGGAGAAACAGCACGGTGCGGACTTAGTGAACCGGATTTTGCAGCGCCAGGAAACTAGCAAAAATGACAGTTTTAGCTCGGCATAAAAATGGCTAAGGTGGGGAAACTGCTTTGACAAAGCACGATTTTTGCCGGGGCTTCAATTGCTTGCTTGAAGTCTCGCCCGGGAGGGGCGCTACTAAACTTCAACTTTCGAGA
The genomic region above belongs to Pseudomonas sp. PSKL.D1 and contains:
- a CDS encoding MFS transporter, whose amino-acid sequence is MTSPAYTEAASAQPQRTADMRKVAVASVIGTTVEWYDLFLFATASALVFNKIFFPGFDPLVGTLLAFGTFASAYGARIVGAALFGHFGDRLGRKSMLLISLLTMGAATFAIGLLPDYETVGIWAPILLLTLRIIQGLALGGEWGGAVLMAVEHAPRHQRGLYGSWVQIGVPAGTMLANLVFLLFATTLSTEQLLDWGWRVPFLLSVLLIAVGLYIRLNIHETPSFKAVENKGAQVKVPLLEVLRKYWKQVLLGGVATMSTGTSYNLIVAFGLTYGTQTLGFSRGEMLSVVLVSCAACIALLPFFGALSDRVGRKPIIIGGIVAEALVAFPMFWLMDTQVLGLVFAGYLLLMTAFAANYGPIATFLAELFGTRVRYSGLSISYMLSGLLGSAATPLVTTALLSWTGKGSSIAWYMIGSAAVSLIALLLLTETFKRDIDTARQ
- a CDS encoding OprD family porin — encoded protein: MNKYLMTASAVALAPLAHADLLAGSHASLGLRNFYFSNDFRDQPGSAGQSKTEEWAQAFVLDFKSGYTNGPVGVGLDALGLMGVTLDSGSGRHRGSNMIPDDGNGAAGQWSRLGLTPKLKVANTELRYGTLMPKLPVLTYNDGRLLPQTFEGGQVTSTDIAGLTLTGGRLDRATSRGSSDRTGLAVAGGTRTSDQFLFAGGDYQLGKQLTLQYYFANLEDYYNQHFAGLTHTLQLPAGQSLKTELRYFRSLSDGANASAAGRASGYRVGGYTEGNDGEIDNHTWSAALTYAVQGHALMAGYQQVSGGSNFVQPNQGSLSGKGAAGASLYLHTDRMLASFNRAGERTAFAQYSYDFAAAGVPGLKFSLMYLKGDDIRTTSGRDASEWERDLGLDYVIQDGPLKGLGLAWRQGLLHSQIDPDQEQNRLIVSYSLALF
- a CDS encoding MFS transporter is translated as MHTSNQPRRAAAAAFVGTTIEFYDFYIYATAAALVLGQVFFPSSNPLLSTLAAFGTFAVGFVARPMAGMVFGHLGDRLGRKKMLLFTMLLMGLATTGIGLLPSYATAGIWAPVGLIALRIIQGISVGGEWGGAVLMASEHAPARRKVFYASFAQLGSPAGLLLALIAFRLVSMLDQDDFLSWGWRLPFLASGVLMMVGLAIRLGVDESPEFKAAQAKQQVVKYPVLEVVRDCWRQIVFSALAVTIGSAGFFFTNTFMITYVTTYQGIPRATILDCLFLVTILQFLTQPLAALLAERMGEGRFLKLVALLCMAVPYPMFLLVGTQNLVLMTLGIALAVVTLSALYAVIAGYMTQAFPAHLRYSGISLAYQLICAIAGGSTPIIGTLLADRFAGEWLPLALFFTALSTLSLIGVCGLARLRGELQQTTVAIAR
- a CDS encoding LysR family transcriptional regulator; this encodes MNPPTSRTDALVNKWEGRRFLNDRLDWNLLRTYLAIGQEGSISRAAARLHVTQSAVSQALRRLEEQLGCALILRGGPRFDLTAAGEEVLRIATDIYGDVSRISTAVEQQSDGVAGKVRLLSISRVQSVLYDEFLADFHEAHPRVELEIEVLRSADIISSLLQKTATAGLGLCRIPQPKLEQRQLLRQRYAFYCGARHRLFGRTDVTLETLRGEHFVSFVSDQLGGNLSPLAMFRDQHGFTGRIVASSSSFEEIHRLVCAGFGVGCLPEHLLREDVEKGLLWRLPPDEGIVDVNLHLLWNREQKMTVAETVFLESFQHRLATADGGEVHG
- a CDS encoding class II aldolase/adducin family protein; the encoded protein is MSKPHNISDAEWQARCDLAALYRLVAHFRMTDLIDTHITLRIPGPEHHFLINRYGVLFDRMRASDLVRIDQHGNVVDEAFGERRVNAAGFVIHSAIHMARPDLHCVIHTHTAAGIAVSAQEHGLLPISQHALKFYGKLAYHQYEGIALSLDERERLIADLGPHKAMILRNHGLLAGGASVAHAFHEIHFLERACQAQVQALAGGSKLIYPSEAVCHHTAAQFERDDSSEIIALSWNAALTLIEGQRESYCS
- a CDS encoding 2-hydroxyacid dehydrogenase, producing MKPLVLLSTDQALLGQLQAAFARSAPQLRVVLANDPAAQEAQVAACWFPPAGSLSALPNLKLIHSVAAGVDHLANDPAQPALPVCRVVDPAHRQGMAEYVRWAVIHYHRDFDLAMAQQQQQLWRRHPQRPAGEFHIGVMGLGSLGGAIAAELAAAGYAVRGWSRTARQVTGVRTYAGEGQFDAFLQGVDLLVNLLPLTPQTRGILCRDTFHALAPGAAVINCGRGQHLQADDLIHAVESGRLRGAVLDVFEKEPLPLDNRLWATPGIIITPHMASCASHDCIAQQVAENARRLACKEPLLNRVDPALGY